The Malus domestica chromosome 13, GDT2T_hap1 genome includes a window with the following:
- the LOC139190946 gene encoding uncharacterized protein: MAAAMAAAMVNPYFRQKWDRAGCPGFSPHQKVIVALRMMAYGSSADSIDETHGMSESTCLNTLEEFCNTIVQVYKDEYLREPNQEDLNRLLPKAEDRGFPGMIGSLDCMHWDWKNCPTGWQ; the protein is encoded by the exons atggcagcagccatggctgcggccatg gtcaatccatactttcgacAGAAGTGGGACAGAGCAGGCTGccctggtttctcacctcatcagaaggttaTTGTTGCACTCCGAATGATGGCCTATGGCTCCTCAGCTGATTCAATAgatgaaacccatggtatgtctgagtctacatgccttaatactcttgaagaattttgtaacacaattgttcaggtttacaaagacgagtacctccgagagccaaatcaagaagatctgaATCGGCTACTTCCCAAAGCTGAAGACCGTGGGTTTccgggcatgatagggtcattagactgcatgcattgggattggaagaactgtcccactggatggcaatga